A genome region from Anastrepha ludens isolate Willacy chromosome 3, idAnaLude1.1, whole genome shotgun sequence includes the following:
- the LOC128856708 gene encoding uncharacterized protein LOC128856708: MLRKFICLFVLISVIVFISKLPSVNYTLDDATEPLAAAADGDTLEADADSLDADGDSPDADADSIDADGDSLDADGDSIGSDGVVSKELLIISDSEPELLIIES; encoded by the exons ATGTTAAGGAAATTCATTTGCTTGTTTGTGCTGATTAGTG TAATCGTCTTCATCAGCAAATTGCCAAGTGTCAATTACACTCTTGACGATGCAACAGAACCATTGGCAGCTGCTGCAGATGGAGATACGTTAGAGGCTGATGCAGATTCATTAGACGCTGATGGAGATTCTCCAGACGCTGATGCAGATTCAATCGACGCTGATGGAGATTCCTTAGACGCTGATGGGGATTCAATAGGTTCTGATGGAGTAGTTTCGAAAGAATTACTTATAATATCGGATTCTGAACCAGAGTTACTTATAATAGAATCCTAA